A window of the Hordeum vulgare subsp. vulgare chromosome 5H, MorexV3_pseudomolecules_assembly, whole genome shotgun sequence genome harbors these coding sequences:
- the LOC123397458 gene encoding uncharacterized protein LOC123397458, whose product MPANRAGGGPSNPATGGAHEADDGRETTTAGRRPEATCVQIGVGVRRRLTELPASAQNGRPGSEPAAAPEVEVQLVRRGRGPVAVFRSPLCGYTQDQLEVGDILERHGLKSVFAFDAASRARGVAIHSTPRNGRSLLPYVADSTIFLDGEPKVSLHTYFVWGVLRVGD is encoded by the coding sequence AGGGCAGGCGGCGGCCCGTCTAATCCGGCGACAGGAGGAGCACACGAGGCCGACGACGGTCGCGAGACCACCACAGCAGGTCGCCGTCCCGAGGCGACGTGCGTGCAGATTGGGGTTGGCGTGAGACGCAGATTGACGGAGCTGCCGGCCTCTGCCCAGAACGGGAGGCCCGGATCCGAGCCGGCGGCCGCGCCTGAGGTGGAGGTGCAACTCGTCCGCCGCGGCCGGGGGCCGGTGGCCGTGTTCCGGTCGCCCCTGTGCGGGTACACGCAGGACCAGCTGGAGGTGGGGGATATCCTGGAGAGGCACGGCCTCAAGTCCGTCTTCGCCTTCGACGCCGCCTCCCGCGCGCGCGGTGTCGCCATCCATTCAACCCCCCGCAACGGCCGCTCCCTCCTCCCCTACGTCGCCGACTCCACCATCTTCCTTGACGGCGAGCCCAAGGTAAGTCTCCACACCTATTTTGTGTGGGGTGTTTTGAGGGTTGGGGATTGA
- the LOC123395227 gene encoding uncharacterized protein LOC123395227, which yields MPARPGLNGLRAELRDYDQPEVEAIRWEALGSGFAEDVVLLRHVDGRYHRANGRYLHWNATGVSVDDSVSSMMHWIVETTPFRDAGMPAIPGPLPTRPRFSAIFTRRGAERQIRGVEPIPGEEGMPAAHGPNGPRFSSMFSSLGRRIRFVRALEDGYYPPEVNSWPREADPARRQPARRWLWRDPRDRRLPDRDPCAGGQTSLLKEGVSVMPPPATQRRGVPSGRHIIWLLPKIVELLYLRRQRGA from the exons ATGCCAGCGCGGCCCGGCCTCAACGGCCTCCGCGCGGAGCTGCGCGACTACGACCAGCCGGAGGTGGAGGCCATCAGGTGGGAGGCCCTCGGGTCGGGCTTCGCGGAAGACGTCGTCCTGCTCCGCCACGTCGACGGCCGCTACCACCGCGCCAACGGAAGGTACCTCCACTGGAACGCCACCGGCGTCAGCGTCGACGACAGCGTCAGCTCCATGATGCACTGGATCGTCGAGACCACCCCCTTCAGAGATGCGGGCATGCCTGCCATTCCTGGCCCGCTTCCG ACTCGCCCAAGATTCTCCGCCATATTCACGCGTCGGGGAGCGGAACGGCAGATCCGAGGCGTCGAGCCCATCCCGGGAGAGGAGGGCATGCCTGCTGCTCATGGCCCG AATGGCCCAAGGTTTTCCTCCATGTTCAGTTCTCTCGGACGGCGCATCCGGTTCGTGCGGGCGCTCGAGGACGGGTACTACCCCCCTGAGGTCAACAGCTG GCCACGGGAGGCTGACCCCGCTCGTCGTCAACCTGCCCGACGGTGGCTATGGCGGGACCCTCGAGATCGTCGTCTTCCTGATCGGGACCCCTG TGCTGGTGGACAAACGAGCTTACTGAAAGAAGGGGTGTCTGTGATGCCGCCTCCAGCAACGCAGAGGAGGGGTGTCCCGTCTGGACGTCACATCATCTGGCTTCTCCCCaaaattgttgaacttttgtaCCTAAGGAGAcaaaggggtgcgtga